From the Gallaecimonas kandeliae genome, one window contains:
- the tssE gene encoding type VI secretion system baseplate subunit TssE produces the protein MPAEQAVHLSLLDRLVDGESRRQNLALLRQALRRDLENLLNARRSWLPLGKQYPELAKSTLGYGLPDFTVMEMSTEDGRRWLCEEVQETIGRFEPRLAQVQVSLRDKDAPLDRVLRLRIDAVLLAAPVPTPVSFDSELEPLNLSVTLQDNER, from the coding sequence ATGCCGGCTGAACAGGCAGTGCACCTGAGCCTGCTGGACAGGCTGGTGGACGGCGAAAGCCGCCGCCAGAACCTGGCCCTGCTGCGCCAGGCGCTGCGCCGGGACCTGGAGAACCTGCTTAACGCCAGGCGCTCCTGGTTGCCGCTCGGCAAGCAATACCCCGAGCTGGCCAAGTCCACCCTGGGCTACGGCCTGCCCGACTTCACCGTCATGGAGATGAGCACCGAGGACGGCCGCCGCTGGCTGTGCGAAGAGGTGCAGGAAACCATAGGCCGCTTCGAGCCGCGCCTGGCCCAGGTGCAGGTGTCGCTGCGCGACAAGGACGCGCCCCTGGACAGGGTGCTGCGGCTGCGCATCGACGCCGTGCTGCTGGCCGCACCCGTGCCGACGCCGGTGTCCTTCGACTCCGAGCTGGAGCCCTTGAACCTGTCCGTGACACTGCAGGATAACGAGCGATGA
- the tssC gene encoding type VI secretion system contractile sheath large subunit — translation MSAEQQVAAEALVEEGVNLSLLEQAIGATKQTESSRAEELIRTLAEEAMKGTVTWNKNLTVTFNEAIKQLDQMISGQLSEIMHHEEFQKLEGSWRGLNHLVMNSETSATLKIRMLNMSKKELHKDLSKAVEFDQSQVFKKVYESEFGTPGGEPYGAIIGDYEFSNHPNDIETLGLMSNVAAAGFCPFLSSASPSLFGFDAWTELSKPRDLEKVFESLEYTKWRSFRDSEDARFVTLTMPRVLARLPYGEATRPIEEFGFEEFEVDAKSGMSVNTAHDDYCWMNAAYVMGTRMTQAFAKYGFCTAIRGAEGGGKVEGLPTHVFTSDDGDPDLMCPTEIGITDRREAELGKLGFLPLCHYKNTDYAVFFGAQSCQKPKKYDNPDATANAAISARLPYMMATSRFAHYLKVMARDKIGSFMEAQDVESWLNRWILGYVNASEGGGQEIRAKYPLADAKVQVREIPGQPGSYNAVAWLRPWLQMEELTTSLRLVAKIPEIGG, via the coding sequence ATGAGCGCAGAACAGCAAGTCGCTGCCGAAGCCCTGGTCGAGGAAGGCGTCAACCTGTCGCTGCTGGAACAGGCCATAGGTGCCACCAAGCAGACAGAGTCCAGCCGTGCCGAGGAGCTGATCCGCACCCTCGCCGAGGAGGCGATGAAAGGCACCGTCACTTGGAACAAGAACCTCACCGTCACCTTCAACGAGGCCATCAAGCAGCTGGACCAGATGATCTCCGGCCAGCTGTCCGAGATCATGCACCACGAGGAGTTCCAGAAGCTGGAAGGCTCCTGGCGCGGCCTCAACCACCTGGTGATGAACAGCGAGACCAGCGCCACCCTCAAGATCCGCATGCTCAACATGAGCAAGAAGGAGCTGCACAAGGATCTCTCCAAGGCCGTCGAGTTCGACCAGAGCCAGGTGTTCAAGAAGGTCTACGAGTCCGAGTTCGGCACCCCGGGCGGCGAGCCCTACGGCGCCATCATCGGCGACTACGAGTTCAGCAACCACCCCAACGACATCGAGACCCTGGGCCTGATGTCCAACGTGGCGGCCGCCGGCTTCTGCCCCTTCCTGTCCTCGGCTTCCCCCTCCCTGTTCGGCTTCGACGCCTGGACGGAGCTGAGCAAGCCCCGCGACCTGGAGAAGGTGTTCGAGTCCCTCGAATACACCAAGTGGCGCTCCTTCCGCGACTCCGAAGACGCCCGCTTCGTGACCCTGACCATGCCGCGGGTGCTGGCGCGCCTGCCCTACGGCGAGGCCACCAGGCCCATAGAGGAATTCGGCTTCGAGGAATTCGAGGTGGACGCCAAGTCCGGCATGTCGGTCAACACGGCCCACGACGACTACTGCTGGATGAACGCCGCCTACGTCATGGGTACCCGCATGACCCAGGCCTTCGCCAAGTACGGCTTCTGCACCGCCATCCGCGGCGCCGAGGGCGGTGGCAAGGTCGAGGGCCTGCCGACCCACGTCTTCACCAGCGACGACGGCGACCCGGACCTGATGTGCCCCACCGAGATCGGCATCACCGACCGCCGCGAGGCCGAACTGGGCAAGCTGGGCTTCCTGCCCCTGTGCCACTACAAGAACACCGACTACGCGGTCTTCTTCGGTGCCCAGAGCTGCCAGAAGCCCAAGAAGTACGATAACCCGGACGCCACCGCCAACGCCGCTATCTCGGCCAGGCTGCCCTACATGATGGCCACTTCCCGCTTCGCCCATTACCTCAAGGTGATGGCCCGCGACAAGATCGGCTCCTTCATGGAGGCCCAGGACGTGGAATCCTGGCTGAACCGCTGGATCCTCGGCTACGTCAACGCCTCAGAGGGCGGTGGCCAGGAGATCCGCGCCAAGTACCCCCTGGCCGACGCCAAGGTCCAGGTCCGGGAGATCCCCGGCCAGCCCGGCTCCTACAACGCCGTGGCCTGGCTGCGCCCCTGGCTGCAGATGGAGGAACTGACCACCTCCCTGCGCCTGGTGGCCAAGATCCCCGAGATAGGCGGTTAA
- the tssF gene encoding type VI secretion system baseplate subunit TssF: protein MSETLLKYYNRELAYLRRQGAEFARQYPKVAGRLRISEEAVEDPHVSRLLEGVAFLTAQIRQRLDDDFSELSDILLGNLHPDYQAPIPSMSVVSLKPTGALGEALELPRGTRLKSYGEQVPRCEFSTGASALLAPIEVAEAKFENAPFQAPRPAGMQDAQAVLRLRLRCTGLNATLATLDLPVLQYFLSGQTHLSHELYELLHQQALGFALVPLSDGRKLASFPASRIRPLGFSDEEALVPYGDRSFSGYRLLVEHFLFPEKFLFGELSDLAGHWPDEKEADLYIYLRQGSEEQEKNLRPEHLRLCCAPVINLFQDILEPVPLADNEHEYQLVRQYEGAEQSEVIRIDRVELVKGEQVRELAPFYGMGHPRWQGGDHLYWHSRRRSADWAGGQYEPGTETYLSLVDRRLEAQGLDELPEDERLLVRAWCSNRNQPTHLPFGGGQPEFSAPEESMVASAQGLVAPTAPVRPELDGASRWQLLRHLTLDHFDGDQATQRLKEVLRLHDFRQSPESQALIDGIEKVSISPAVARVGSGVRRGLCQGNDILVQFSKPRYAGASVFLFSAVLDHFFAQFAQVNSFTRLKIRLTGHNSDYHVWPARVGERALL from the coding sequence ATGAGCGAGACGCTGCTCAAGTATTACAACCGCGAATTGGCCTACCTGCGCCGCCAGGGGGCCGAGTTTGCCCGCCAGTACCCCAAGGTGGCCGGCCGCCTGCGCATCAGCGAGGAGGCGGTGGAGGATCCCCATGTCTCCCGGCTGCTGGAGGGCGTCGCCTTCCTGACCGCCCAGATCCGCCAGCGCCTGGACGACGATTTCTCCGAGCTCAGCGACATACTGCTGGGCAACCTGCACCCCGATTACCAGGCCCCCATCCCCTCCATGTCGGTGGTCAGCCTCAAGCCCACCGGCGCCCTGGGGGAGGCCTTGGAGCTGCCGAGGGGCACCCGCCTCAAGAGCTACGGCGAACAGGTGCCGCGCTGCGAATTCAGCACAGGCGCCAGCGCCCTGCTGGCCCCCATAGAGGTGGCCGAGGCCAAGTTCGAGAACGCCCCCTTCCAGGCGCCGCGCCCGGCCGGCATGCAGGACGCCCAGGCGGTGCTCAGGCTGAGGCTGCGCTGTACCGGCCTCAACGCCACCCTGGCCACCCTGGACCTGCCGGTGCTGCAGTACTTCCTGAGCGGCCAGACCCACTTGAGCCACGAACTCTACGAGCTGCTGCACCAGCAGGCCCTGGGCTTCGCCCTGGTGCCCCTGTCCGACGGCCGCAAGCTGGCCAGCTTCCCGGCCAGCCGGATCCGGCCCCTGGGCTTCTCCGACGAGGAGGCCCTGGTGCCTTACGGCGACCGCAGTTTTTCCGGCTACCGGCTGCTGGTGGAGCATTTCCTCTTCCCCGAGAAGTTCCTGTTCGGCGAGCTTTCCGATCTGGCCGGCCATTGGCCCGACGAGAAGGAAGCGGACCTCTACATCTACCTGCGCCAGGGCTCCGAGGAGCAGGAGAAGAACCTGCGCCCCGAGCACCTGCGGCTCTGCTGCGCCCCCGTCATCAACCTCTTCCAGGACATACTGGAGCCGGTGCCCCTGGCCGACAACGAGCACGAATACCAGCTGGTGCGCCAGTACGAGGGTGCCGAGCAGAGCGAGGTGATCCGCATCGACAGGGTCGAGCTGGTCAAGGGTGAGCAGGTGCGGGAACTGGCCCCCTTCTACGGCATGGGCCATCCCCGCTGGCAGGGCGGCGACCACCTCTACTGGCACAGCCGCAGGCGCAGCGCCGACTGGGCCGGCGGCCAATACGAGCCGGGCACCGAGACCTACCTGAGCCTGGTGGACAGGCGCCTGGAGGCCCAGGGCCTGGACGAGTTGCCGGAAGACGAGCGGCTGCTGGTGCGGGCCTGGTGCTCCAACCGCAACCAGCCCACCCACCTGCCCTTCGGCGGCGGCCAGCCGGAATTCAGCGCCCCCGAGGAGTCCATGGTGGCCTCGGCCCAGGGCCTGGTGGCGCCGACGGCGCCGGTCCGCCCCGAGCTGGACGGCGCCAGCCGCTGGCAGCTGCTGCGCCACCTGACCCTGGACCATTTCGACGGCGACCAGGCCACCCAGCGCCTCAAGGAGGTGCTGCGCCTGCACGACTTCCGCCAGAGCCCCGAGTCCCAGGCGCTGATCGACGGCATCGAGAAGGTCAGCATCAGCCCGGCCGTGGCCAGGGTCGGCAGCGGCGTGCGCCGCGGCCTCTGCCAGGGCAACGACATACTGGTGCAGTTCTCCAAACCGCGCTATGCCGGGGCCAGCGTCTTCCTGTTCTCGGCCGTGCTGGACCATTTCTTCGCCCAGTTCGCCCAGGTCAACAGCTTCACCCGGCTCAAGATCCGCCTCACCGGCCACAACAGCGACTACCACGTCTGGCCGGCCCGGGTCGGCGAGAGGGCCCTGCTATGA
- the tssC gene encoding type VI secretion system contractile sheath large subunit, producing the protein MSAALQFVAKDYFATPEARPALPDLAFMKRVSAEHDALQALLLWLGRVDPAKRWRQQGVKALLATSLNLLDDLLNEQLNAILHQSDFQALEANWRGLWLLTEQAAQDDGDDQVKVKVLDLDWQELSKDLHKAMEFDQSRLFAKIYSDEFGTPGGEPFGLLLGAYAVSHRNQGGVTNLDSLKELSRVAAAAFAPLILNADPSLFGVDSFQDLTGVRELESHFNAPELAKWRSLRDMEEARFLGLALPGILMRPPYRERGQGPEGFRFREHQEREADHLWGPACFGVGTVAIRAFCQSGWFSQIRGYRAGQVAHGVIDNLPALSAVTGGFHPGRSPVNWQVTDRMEKILADEGFLPLLPLANTGMLLMPSVPSVQRPARYQEAGAQISARLSAMLHYTLCVSRFAHYLKVMGRDRVGGYRTPQECESQLQRWLHGYTMASEGATDEMRSRFPLREARVQVKERAGEPGRYYSVIRLQPHFQLDQMVTGVKLVTELTPAQGA; encoded by the coding sequence ATGTCAGCGGCATTGCAGTTCGTCGCCAAGGATTACTTCGCCACCCCCGAAGCCAGGCCGGCCCTGCCGGACCTGGCCTTCATGAAGCGGGTCTCGGCGGAGCACGACGCCCTGCAGGCACTGCTGCTGTGGCTTGGCCGGGTAGATCCGGCCAAGCGCTGGCGCCAGCAAGGGGTCAAGGCCCTGCTGGCGACCAGCCTCAACCTGCTGGACGACCTTCTCAATGAGCAGCTCAACGCCATCCTGCACCAGTCTGACTTCCAGGCCCTGGAAGCCAACTGGCGCGGCCTTTGGCTGCTGACTGAGCAGGCCGCACAGGACGACGGCGACGACCAGGTCAAGGTCAAGGTGCTGGATCTGGACTGGCAGGAACTGTCCAAGGACCTGCACAAGGCCATGGAGTTCGACCAGTCCCGGCTCTTCGCCAAGATCTATTCGGACGAATTCGGCACCCCGGGGGGCGAACCCTTCGGGCTGCTGCTGGGGGCCTACGCCGTCAGCCACCGCAACCAGGGCGGCGTCACCAACCTGGACAGCCTCAAGGAACTGAGCCGGGTGGCGGCGGCGGCCTTCGCGCCGCTGATATTGAACGCCGACCCCAGCCTGTTCGGGGTGGACAGCTTCCAGGATCTGACCGGGGTGCGGGAGCTGGAGAGCCACTTCAACGCCCCCGAGCTGGCCAAGTGGCGCTCGCTCAGGGATATGGAGGAGGCCCGTTTCCTGGGGCTGGCCCTGCCCGGCATCCTGATGCGCCCGCCCTACCGGGAGCGGGGCCAGGGGCCAGAGGGCTTTCGCTTTCGCGAGCATCAGGAGCGCGAAGCCGATCACCTCTGGGGGCCGGCCTGTTTCGGGGTCGGCACTGTGGCGATCCGCGCCTTCTGCCAGTCCGGCTGGTTCTCGCAGATCCGCGGCTACCGCGCCGGCCAGGTGGCCCACGGCGTCATCGACAACCTGCCGGCCCTTAGCGCCGTCACCGGCGGCTTCCACCCCGGGCGCAGCCCGGTGAACTGGCAGGTGACGGACCGCATGGAAAAGATACTGGCCGACGAGGGCTTCCTGCCGCTGCTGCCCCTGGCCAACACCGGCATGCTGCTGATGCCCTCTGTGCCCTCGGTGCAGCGGCCGGCCCGCTACCAGGAGGCCGGCGCCCAGATCAGCGCCAGGCTGTCGGCGATGCTGCACTACACGCTGTGCGTGTCGCGCTTCGCCCACTACCTCAAGGTGATGGGGCGGGACAGGGTCGGCGGCTACCGCACCCCCCAGGAGTGCGAGAGCCAGCTGCAGCGCTGGCTGCATGGCTACACCATGGCCAGCGAGGGCGCCACGGACGAGATGCGCTCCCGCTTCCCGCTGCGGGAGGCCAGGGTCCAGGTCAAGGAGCGGGCCGGCGAGCCGGGCCGCTATTACTCGGTGATCCGGCTGCAGCCCCACTTCCAGCTCGATCAGATGGTGACCGGCGTCAAGCTGGTGACGGAATTGACACCGGCACAGGGTGCCTAG
- a CDS encoding type VI secretion system accessory protein TagJ, whose product MKVIKDLLAKGQLNSAIEALQQAIRHNPAQVELRAALVELLCLAGDLERADDALAVLVKRNPDWIPGALNLRQLIRAQQARLALREGRLADGVKAEPSPALEALLALNLHLHQGELDQAAEAAEALEQARQPVHFQAGDAKGEIRDCDDSLGPFVEGLGTDGHYYLWQWHQIRLLELHAPASPVEMIWRRATVTLADERQGEVFLPLVYVANQNEDQQLGRETDWQEHGPALVTGLGQKLLLLGDEALPLGSLRSLERLEEAAHAG is encoded by the coding sequence ATGAAAGTAATCAAGGATTTGCTGGCCAAGGGCCAACTCAACAGCGCCATAGAGGCCCTGCAACAGGCGATACGCCACAACCCGGCCCAGGTCGAGCTGCGCGCCGCCCTGGTGGAACTGCTGTGCCTGGCAGGCGACTTGGAGCGGGCCGACGACGCCCTGGCGGTGCTGGTCAAGCGCAACCCCGACTGGATCCCCGGCGCCCTCAACCTGCGCCAGCTGATCCGCGCCCAACAGGCCCGCCTGGCCCTGCGCGAAGGCCGCCTTGCCGACGGCGTCAAGGCCGAGCCCAGCCCGGCCCTGGAGGCGTTGCTGGCCCTCAACCTGCACCTGCACCAGGGCGAGCTGGACCAGGCCGCCGAGGCCGCCGAAGCCCTGGAACAGGCCCGCCAGCCCGTCCATTTCCAGGCCGGCGACGCCAAGGGCGAGATCCGCGACTGCGACGACAGCCTGGGCCCCTTCGTCGAAGGCCTGGGCACCGACGGCCACTACTACCTCTGGCAGTGGCACCAGATCCGGCTGCTGGAGCTGCACGCCCCCGCCTCGCCGGTGGAGATGATCTGGCGCCGCGCCACCGTCACATTGGCCGACGAGCGCCAGGGCGAGGTCTTCCTGCCCCTGGTCTATGTGGCCAACCAGAACGAAGACCAGCAGCTCGGCCGCGAGACCGACTGGCAGGAGCACGGCCCGGCCCTGGTCACGGGCCTCGGCCAGAAGCTGCTGCTGCTGGGGGACGAGGCCCTGCCCCTGGGTTCACTGCGCAGCCTGGAGAGGCTGGAAGAGGCTGCCCATGCCGGCTGA